One Mycobacterium kubicae genomic window carries:
- the pyrH gene encoding UMP kinase, with translation MTESETAGVAAPEPQSASSNGVVASPGSDAPSRYRRVLLKLGGEMFGGGQVGLDPDVVSQVARQIADVVRGGVQVAVVIGGGNFFRGAQLQQLGMERTRSDYMGMLGTVMNSLALQDFLEKEGIVTRVQTAITMGQVAEPYLPLRAVRHLEKGRVVIFGAGMGLPYFSTDTTAAQRALEIDADVVLMAKAVDGVFTADPRKHPDAELLTAISHREVLDRGLQVADATAFSLCMDNGMPILVFNLLIDGNIARAVSGEKIGTLVTT, from the coding sequence ATGACGGAATCCGAGACCGCCGGCGTAGCGGCTCCTGAGCCGCAGTCGGCGAGCAGCAACGGCGTGGTGGCTTCTCCCGGGTCTGACGCACCGTCGAGATATCGCCGCGTCCTGCTCAAGCTCGGCGGTGAGATGTTCGGCGGGGGCCAGGTCGGATTGGATCCCGACGTGGTGTCGCAGGTCGCCCGCCAGATCGCCGATGTGGTCCGCGGCGGTGTGCAAGTTGCCGTGGTCATCGGCGGCGGCAACTTCTTCCGGGGCGCGCAACTGCAGCAACTCGGCATGGAGCGCACCCGATCGGACTACATGGGCATGCTCGGCACCGTCATGAACAGCCTTGCGTTGCAAGACTTCCTGGAGAAGGAAGGCATCGTCACCCGGGTGCAGACCGCCATCACCATGGGTCAGGTCGCCGAGCCGTACCTGCCGCTACGCGCGGTGCGTCATCTGGAGAAGGGGCGAGTGGTGATCTTCGGCGCCGGCATGGGCCTGCCGTACTTCTCCACCGACACCACGGCCGCGCAGCGGGCGCTGGAGATCGACGCCGACGTGGTGTTGATGGCCAAGGCCGTCGACGGGGTGTTCACCGCCGACCCGCGCAAGCACCCCGACGCCGAACTGCTCACCGCGATCAGCCACCGTGAAGTGCTGGATCGGGGATTACAAGTAGCCGATGCCACCGCCTTCAGCCTGTGTATGGACAATGGCATGCCGATTCTGGTGTTCAACCTGCTGATCGACGGCAATATCGCCCGCGCGGTCTCTGGTGAGAAAATCGGAACGCTGGTCACCACTTAA
- the frr gene encoding ribosome recycling factor translates to MIDEALFDAEEKMEKAVSVARDDLSTIRTGRANPSMFSRIVIDYYGTHTPITQLASINVPEARLVVIKPYEASQLHAIETAIRNSDLGVNPTNDGTLIRVAVPQLTEERRRELVKQAKSKGEDAKVSVRNIRRKAMEELHRIRKDGEAGEDEVGRAEKDLDKTTQQYVTQIDDLVKHKEGELLEV, encoded by the coding sequence ATGATTGACGAGGCACTCTTCGACGCCGAAGAGAAGATGGAGAAGGCCGTGTCGGTGGCCCGTGACGACCTGTCCACCATCCGCACCGGCCGGGCCAACCCCAGCATGTTCTCGCGGATCGTCATCGACTACTACGGCACCCACACCCCGATCACCCAGCTCGCCAGCATCAACGTTCCCGAGGCGCGCCTGGTCGTCATCAAGCCCTACGAGGCCAGTCAGCTGCACGCCATCGAAACCGCCATCCGCAATTCCGACCTCGGCGTCAACCCCACCAACGACGGCACCCTCATCCGCGTCGCGGTGCCGCAGCTGACCGAGGAACGCCGTCGCGAGCTGGTCAAACAAGCCAAGAGCAAGGGCGAAGACGCCAAGGTCTCGGTGCGCAACATCCGGCGCAAGGCGATGGAGGAGCTGCACCGCATCCGCAAGGACGGCGAGGCCGGCGAGGACGAGGTGGGCCGGGCCGAGAAGGACCTGGACAAAACCACCCAGCAGTACGTGACGCAGATCGACGACCTGGTCAAACACAAAGAAGGCGAGCTGCTGGAGGTCTGA
- a CDS encoding phosphatidate cytidylyltransferase — translation MATTDAGAGTPDEPVDSSQQQAKKTSRAGRDLRAAFAVGIGIGAVLVVTLLYAPRFWVALCAGAILVASHEVVRRLREAGYLIPVIPLLVGGQFTVWLTWPYRAVGALAGFGGMVVVCMIWRLFMQDERREHDDGSASSTNYLRDVSATVFLAVWVPLFGTFAAMLVYPQEGAAWVFCMMIAVISSDVGGYTVGVLFGKHPMVPKISPKKSWEGFGGSLVCGITATILSATFLAHQPPWVGALLGLLFVLTTTLGDLMESQVKRDLGIKDMGRLLPGHGGLMDRLDGILPSAVAAWTVLTLLP, via the coding sequence ATGGCCACCACTGACGCCGGCGCCGGCACTCCCGACGAGCCGGTCGATTCATCGCAGCAGCAGGCCAAGAAGACGTCGCGGGCCGGACGTGACCTGCGGGCGGCATTCGCCGTCGGGATCGGCATCGGGGCGGTGCTGGTCGTCACCCTGCTCTATGCGCCGCGGTTCTGGGTCGCGCTGTGCGCCGGAGCCATCCTGGTGGCCAGTCACGAGGTGGTCCGCCGGTTGCGGGAAGCCGGTTATCTGATCCCCGTCATTCCGCTGCTGGTCGGCGGGCAGTTCACCGTCTGGCTGACCTGGCCGTATCGGGCCGTCGGCGCGCTCGCCGGGTTCGGCGGCATGGTCGTGGTCTGCATGATCTGGCGGCTGTTCATGCAGGATGAACGGCGCGAGCACGACGACGGCTCGGCATCGTCCACGAACTATCTGCGCGACGTGTCCGCGACGGTGTTCCTGGCCGTGTGGGTGCCGCTGTTCGGCACCTTCGCCGCGATGCTGGTCTATCCGCAGGAAGGCGCGGCGTGGGTGTTCTGCATGATGATCGCCGTCATCTCCTCCGACGTCGGTGGCTACACGGTGGGCGTCCTGTTCGGCAAGCACCCGATGGTCCCCAAGATCAGCCCGAAGAAGTCCTGGGAGGGCTTCGGCGGTTCGCTGGTTTGCGGCATCACCGCCACCATCCTGTCCGCGACGTTCCTCGCCCACCAGCCGCCGTGGGTCGGCGCGCTGCTCGGTCTGCTCTTCGTGCTGACCACCACGCTGGGGGACCTGATGGAGTCCCAGGTCAAGCGTGACCTCGGGATCAAGGACATGGGCCGGCTGTTACCCGGGCATGGGGGGTTGATGGATCGCCTCGACGGCATCTTGCCCTCGGCGGTGGCGGCGTGGACGGTGCTGACCCTGTTGCCGTAG
- the rlmN gene encoding 23S rRNA (adenine(2503)-C(2))-methyltransferase RlmN translates to MVANLMFEVPTRGKPPRHLADLDAAGRAAAVTELGLPAFRAKQLAHQYYGRLIADPQQMTDLPAAVREQIAQTMFPTLLTATRDVTCDAGQTRKTLWRAVDGATIESVLMRYPQRNTVCISSQAGCGMACPFCATGQGGLLRNLSTAEIVEQVRAAAAALRDDFHDRLSNVVFMGMGEPLANYARVVAAVRRITEAPPSGFGISARSVTVSTVGLAPAIRKLADERLGVTLALSLHAPDDELRDTLVPVNNRWKVTEALDAARYYAEVTGRRVSVEYALIRAVNDQPWRADLLGKRLHRALGPLVHVNLIPLNPTPGSDWDASPKPVEREFVKRVRAQGVSCTVRDTRGREISAACGQLAAEGN, encoded by the coding sequence ATGGTCGCAAATTTGATGTTCGAGGTTCCCACCCGCGGCAAACCCCCGCGGCACCTGGCCGATCTGGATGCCGCGGGCCGCGCTGCGGCGGTCACCGAGCTCGGCCTGCCCGCGTTTCGTGCCAAGCAACTCGCGCACCAGTACTACGGCCGGCTGATCGCCGACCCGCAGCAGATGACCGACCTTCCGGCGGCTGTGCGCGAGCAGATCGCCCAGACGATGTTTCCCACCCTGTTGACGGCCACCCGGGACGTCACGTGTGACGCCGGCCAGACGCGAAAGACGTTGTGGCGCGCCGTCGACGGCGCCACGATCGAGTCGGTGCTGATGCGCTACCCGCAGCGCAACACGGTGTGCATCTCCTCGCAGGCCGGCTGCGGCATGGCCTGCCCCTTCTGCGCCACCGGACAGGGCGGCTTGCTGCGCAACCTGTCCACCGCCGAGATCGTCGAGCAGGTGCGTGCGGCCGCCGCGGCGCTGCGCGACGATTTCCACGATCGCTTGTCCAACGTGGTCTTCATGGGCATGGGGGAGCCGCTGGCCAACTACGCCCGCGTGGTGGCCGCGGTGCGGCGCATCACCGAGGCGCCGCCGTCGGGTTTCGGAATCTCGGCGCGTTCGGTCACGGTGTCGACCGTGGGCCTGGCGCCGGCGATTCGCAAGCTCGCCGACGAACGGCTCGGGGTGACGCTGGCGCTGTCGTTGCACGCGCCCGACGACGAACTGCGCGACACGCTGGTGCCGGTCAACAACCGGTGGAAGGTCACCGAGGCCCTCGACGCCGCTCGGTATTACGCCGAGGTGACCGGTCGCCGGGTATCGGTGGAGTACGCGCTGATCCGTGCGGTCAACGACCAACCCTGGCGCGCCGACCTGTTGGGTAAGCGGCTGCACCGGGCGCTGGGTCCGCTGGTGCACGTCAACCTCATTCCGCTCAACCCGACCCCGGGCAGCGATTGGGATGCCAGCCCCAAGCCCGTCGAGCGGGAGTTCGTCAAACGTGTTCGCGCGCAAGGGGTGTCCTGCACGGTGCGGGACACGCGCGGGCGCGAGATCAGCGCCGCGTGCGGGCAGTTGGCCGCCGAAGGCAACTAG
- a CDS encoding protein disulfide oxidoreductase, with translation MSLRRSLLAAVAAVVLLVALTTPPRATAADERLQFTATTLSGAPFNGASLQGKPAVLWFWTPWCPFCNSEAPGLSQVAAANPAVSFVGVAAHSDVAAMQNFVAKYGLNFTNLNDADGAIWARYNVPWQPAWVFYRADGSSTFVNNPSAAMSQQELSGRVAALTQ, from the coding sequence ATGAGCCTTCGCCGATCCCTTCTCGCTGCCGTTGCCGCGGTTGTGCTGTTGGTCGCCCTGACAACGCCACCGCGGGCGACAGCCGCCGATGAGCGTCTGCAGTTCACCGCGACCACGCTGAGCGGGGCACCCTTCAACGGCGCCAGCCTGCAGGGCAAACCGGCGGTGCTGTGGTTCTGGACGCCGTGGTGCCCGTTCTGCAACTCCGAAGCGCCGGGCTTGAGTCAGGTGGCCGCCGCCAATCCGGCGGTCAGCTTCGTCGGCGTCGCGGCCCACTCCGACGTCGCGGCGATGCAGAACTTCGTCGCCAAGTACGGGCTGAACTTCACCAATCTCAACGACGCCGACGGCGCCATCTGGGCGCGCTACAACGTCCCCTGGCAGCCGGCGTGGGTTTTCTATCGCGCCGACGGCTCCTCGACGTTCGTCAACAACCCCAGCGCGGCCATGTCGCAGCAGGAGTTGTCCGGCCGGGTAGCCGCGCTGACGCAGTGA
- a CDS encoding cytochrome c biogenesis CcdA family protein yields the protein MNDALLGLAFAAGLVAALNPCGFAMLPAYLVLVVGGQQSAHRQSTLTAAGRAVAATVGMALGFLTVFGAFGALTLSAAAAVQRYLPYATVLIGVVLVVLGIWLLSGRELTAPTPRGLGARWAPTAGLGSMYAYGISYALASLSCTVGPFLAVTGAGLRAGSVLRSVGIYLAYVAGLTLVVGVLAVATATASSAVIDRARRMLPYLNRISGAVLVLVGLYVSYYGCYEVRLLGAAADPRDGVISGAGRLQGALAGWVHQHGAGPWLVALALVGVLAAALARRAQR from the coding sequence GTGAACGATGCCCTGCTGGGTTTGGCCTTCGCCGCCGGACTGGTCGCCGCGCTGAACCCATGCGGGTTCGCCATGTTGCCCGCCTATCTGGTGCTGGTGGTGGGCGGCCAGCAGTCCGCTCACCGGCAGAGCACGCTCACCGCGGCGGGGCGCGCCGTGGCAGCGACGGTCGGCATGGCGTTGGGTTTTTTGACCGTCTTCGGCGCATTCGGCGCGCTGACCCTCTCCGCCGCCGCGGCGGTGCAGCGGTATCTGCCCTACGCGACGGTGCTGATCGGGGTGGTGCTTGTGGTGCTGGGAATCTGGCTGCTCTCGGGTCGGGAGCTGACGGCGCCGACGCCCCGAGGCCTCGGCGCCCGGTGGGCTCCGACCGCCGGGCTGGGCTCGATGTATGCCTACGGGATCAGCTACGCGCTGGCCTCGCTGTCCTGCACGGTCGGGCCGTTTCTGGCGGTCACCGGGGCCGGCTTGCGAGCAGGCTCGGTGCTGCGCAGCGTCGGGATATACCTGGCGTACGTGGCCGGTCTGACCTTGGTCGTGGGCGTTCTGGCCGTGGCCACGGCCACGGCCAGCTCCGCGGTGATCGACCGGGCGCGCCGCATGTTGCCCTACCTCAACCGGATCAGCGGTGCCGTGTTGGTGCTGGTCGGGCTGTACGTGAGTTACTACGGCTGTTATGAGGTGCGGCTACTGGGCGCCGCTGCCGATCCCCGAGACGGGGTGATCAGCGGAGCCGGTCGGCTGCAGGGCGCGCTGGCCGGCTGGGTGCACCAGCACGGCGCAGGGCCGTGGCTGGTGGCGCTGGCGCTGGTCGGGGTGCTCGCCGCGGCATTGGCACGGCGGGCGCAACGGTGA
- a CDS encoding DUF2631 domain-containing protein, translating to MASTEVEHYTGVDIAEVPSAQWGWSRINHRTWHITGLVIFGFLLAMLRGNHVGHVEDWFLIGFAALVLVVLVRDLWGRRRGWIR from the coding sequence GTGGCCAGTACTGAGGTGGAGCACTACACCGGCGTCGACATTGCCGAGGTGCCGTCCGCACAGTGGGGGTGGAGCAGGATCAACCACCGCACCTGGCACATCACTGGTTTGGTCATCTTCGGTTTCCTGCTGGCCATGCTGCGCGGTAACCACGTCGGCCATGTGGAGGACTGGTTTCTGATCGGATTCGCCGCGCTGGTGCTGGTGGTTCTGGTCCGTGACCTGTGGGGCCGCCGGCGCGGCTGGATCAGGTAA
- a CDS encoding fasciclin domain-containing protein, translating into MKAQTKTAATGFAAATLVALAVSASPTASAGDLVGPGCADYAAANPSGPASVQGMSQVPVVEAASNNPQLTTLTSALSGQLNPQVNLVDTLNGGQFTVFAPTDAAFGKLPASTIDQLKTDSNMLTRILTYHVVPGQASPAKVVGTHKTLQGGSVTVTGQGNNLRVNNASVVCGGVSTLNATVYMIDTVLMPPS; encoded by the coding sequence ATGAAAGCTCAAACCAAAACTGCAGCAACGGGTTTCGCTGCGGCCACCCTCGTCGCACTGGCGGTGTCCGCATCCCCAACCGCGTCGGCGGGTGACCTGGTCGGCCCGGGATGCGCGGACTACGCCGCGGCGAACCCGTCTGGCCCGGCCTCGGTCCAGGGCATGTCGCAGGTTCCCGTGGTGGAGGCGGCTTCCAACAACCCGCAGTTGACGACGCTGACGTCGGCACTGTCGGGCCAGCTCAACCCGCAGGTCAACCTGGTCGACACCCTCAACGGCGGCCAGTTCACGGTGTTCGCACCCACCGACGCGGCGTTCGGCAAGCTGCCGGCCTCGACGATCGACCAGCTCAAGACCGACTCCAACATGTTGACCAGGATCTTGACCTACCACGTCGTGCCGGGGCAGGCCTCTCCGGCCAAGGTGGTCGGAACTCACAAGACCCTGCAGGGCGGCAGCGTGACGGTCACCGGACAGGGCAACAACTTGCGGGTCAACAACGCCAGCGTCGTGTGCGGCGGAGTCTCGACGCTCAATGCGACGGTGTACATGATCGACACCGTGCTGATGCCGCCGTCGTAA
- a CDS encoding cytochrome c biogenesis protein DipZ, whose translation MFTLALIGFLGGLITGISPCILPVLPVIFFSGAQTSTGIGSEPAEGAVAVQAPPEAKARPYRVIGGLVLSFSLVTLLGSALLSALHLPQDALRWVALVALVAIGAGLIFPRVEQLLEKPFSRIPQLRIANRGNGFGLGLALGVLYVPCAGPVLTAIVVAGATASISLGIVVLTAAFALGTAIPLLFFALAGQRLAQRLSAFRRRQREIRIGAGIVTILLAVALVLDVPAALQRAIPDYTAPLQEKIGGADLNQLNTGGSTGVNPLLSLCSGGGEQLQNCGRAPDVKGITGWFNTPGDQPIALNSLRGKVVLVDFWAYSCINCQRAIPHVAGWYRAYHDSGLEVIGVHTPEYAFEKVPANVVKGAQDLGITYPVALDNNYSTWTNYNNMYWPAEYLIDANGTVRHVKFGEGDYDVTERLIRQLLSEANHDVRLPAPVNAPDRTPHAIQTAETYLAVGKIVNYGGGGHYDEGTATFGYPPTQAPDTYALTGVWTLDHEGATAGSDDSGIKLNYHAKDVFIVVGGTGTLTVTRDGKTITMPISGPPTARQIVADPQQGQGTLEVRPSKGLQVFSFTYG comes from the coding sequence ATGTTTACCCTCGCGTTGATCGGGTTCCTCGGCGGCCTCATCACCGGCATATCGCCGTGCATCCTGCCGGTGCTTCCGGTGATCTTCTTCTCCGGCGCGCAAACCTCAACGGGTATCGGTTCCGAACCGGCCGAGGGCGCCGTAGCGGTCCAGGCCCCGCCGGAAGCGAAGGCGCGGCCCTACCGGGTGATCGGTGGACTGGTGCTCAGCTTCAGCCTCGTCACACTGCTGGGTTCGGCATTACTTTCCGCACTGCACCTGCCACAGGACGCGCTGCGCTGGGTGGCGCTGGTCGCGCTGGTGGCGATCGGTGCGGGACTCATCTTCCCGCGCGTTGAGCAACTGCTGGAAAAGCCGTTCTCCCGTATACCGCAACTGCGAATCGCCAATCGCGGCAACGGTTTCGGGCTCGGCTTGGCGTTGGGCGTGCTGTATGTGCCGTGTGCCGGTCCGGTGCTGACAGCGATCGTCGTGGCCGGCGCCACCGCATCCATCAGCCTGGGCATCGTCGTGCTGACCGCGGCGTTCGCTCTCGGCACGGCGATACCGTTGCTGTTCTTCGCGCTGGCCGGTCAGCGTCTGGCCCAGCGGCTGAGCGCCTTTCGCCGTCGTCAGCGCGAAATCCGCATCGGCGCGGGCATAGTGACGATCCTGCTGGCGGTGGCGCTGGTGCTGGACGTACCGGCGGCGCTGCAGCGCGCCATCCCCGACTACACCGCGCCACTGCAGGAAAAGATCGGCGGAGCTGACCTCAACCAACTCAACACCGGCGGCAGCACCGGCGTGAATCCGCTGTTGTCGCTGTGCAGCGGCGGGGGCGAACAGCTGCAGAACTGTGGTCGCGCACCCGATGTCAAAGGCATCACCGGATGGTTCAATACGCCCGGTGATCAGCCGATCGCGCTGAACTCGTTGCGCGGCAAGGTCGTTCTGGTCGACTTCTGGGCGTACTCCTGCATCAACTGCCAGCGGGCCATCCCGCACGTGGCCGGTTGGTATCGGGCTTACCACGACAGCGGCCTGGAAGTCATCGGCGTGCACACGCCCGAGTACGCGTTCGAAAAGGTACCGGCCAACGTGGTCAAAGGCGCACAGGACTTGGGCATCACCTATCCGGTTGCGCTGGACAACAACTACTCCACGTGGACGAACTACAACAACATGTACTGGCCCGCGGAGTACCTGATCGACGCCAACGGGACAGTGCGTCACGTCAAGTTCGGCGAAGGCGATTACGACGTCACCGAACGGCTCATCCGGCAACTTCTTTCCGAAGCCAACCACGACGTCCGCCTCCCGGCGCCCGTCAACGCGCCAGACCGCACCCCGCACGCCATCCAAACGGCCGAGACGTATCTCGCCGTCGGCAAGATCGTCAACTACGGCGGTGGTGGTCATTACGACGAGGGAACGGCCACCTTCGGCTACCCGCCGACCCAGGCACCCGACACCTACGCCTTGACCGGGGTCTGGACGCTGGACCACGAGGGCGCCACCGCCGGCAGCGATGACTCGGGCATCAAACTCAACTACCACGCCAAGGACGTCTTCATCGTCGTCGGCGGGACCGGCACGCTGACCGTCACGCGAGACGGCAAGACCATCACCATGCCGATCAGTGGCCCACCGACGGCACGTCAGATCGTGGCCGACCCGCAGCAGGGGCAGGGCACGCTGGAAGTCCGGCCCAGCAAAGGGCTGCAGGTGTTCTCGTTCACCTACGGCTGA
- the dxr gene encoding 1-deoxy-D-xylulose-5-phosphate reductoisomerase yields MTTDGRLRVLVLGSTGSIGTQALEVIAANPDRFEVVGLAAGGRQLDTLLRQRAETGVTNIAVADDHAAEVAGDIPYRGPDAATRLVEETEADVVLNALVGALGLRPTLAALASGARLALANKESLVAGGPLVLRAAQPGQIVPVDSEHSALAQCLRGGTPEEVAKLVLTASGGPFRGWSAAQLADVTPEQAGAHPTWSMGPMNTLNSASLVNKGLELIETHLLFGIAYERIEVVVHPQSIVHSMVTFIDGSTIAQASPPDMKLPISLALGWPHRVAGAALSCDFSTASSWEFEPLDSAVFPAVELARQAGEIGGCMTAVYNAANEEAAEAFLTGRIAFSSIVATIADVLRGADQWAASPATVDDVLDAQRWARERAQRAIAASPVKVSGMALERS; encoded by the coding sequence GTGACTACCGATGGCCGTCTGCGGGTGCTGGTGCTGGGCAGCACCGGTTCCATCGGCACCCAAGCGCTGGAAGTCATCGCCGCCAATCCGGACCGCTTCGAGGTGGTGGGGCTGGCCGCCGGGGGCCGGCAGTTGGACACCCTGTTGCGCCAGCGCGCCGAAACCGGCGTGACCAACATCGCCGTCGCCGACGATCATGCCGCCGAGGTGGCCGGAGACATTCCCTACCGCGGACCCGACGCCGCGACCCGGCTGGTCGAGGAAACCGAGGCCGACGTGGTGCTCAACGCGCTGGTCGGGGCGCTGGGGCTACGTCCGACCCTGGCCGCGCTGGCCTCCGGGGCCCGGCTGGCGCTGGCGAACAAGGAGTCGCTGGTGGCCGGCGGTCCGCTGGTGTTGCGGGCCGCGCAGCCCGGCCAGATCGTGCCGGTGGACTCCGAACACTCCGCGCTGGCGCAATGCCTGCGCGGCGGCACCCCCGAGGAAGTCGCCAAGCTGGTGCTCACCGCTTCGGGCGGGCCGTTCCGGGGCTGGTCGGCCGCTCAACTCGCCGATGTCACCCCGGAGCAGGCCGGCGCGCATCCCACCTGGTCCATGGGGCCGATGAACACCCTGAATTCGGCGTCGCTGGTCAACAAGGGCCTCGAGCTCATCGAAACCCACCTGCTGTTCGGCATTGCCTATGAGCGCATCGAGGTCGTCGTACACCCGCAGTCGATCGTTCACTCGATGGTCACGTTCATCGATGGCTCGACGATCGCCCAAGCCAGCCCACCGGACATGAAGCTGCCGATCTCATTGGCGTTGGGCTGGCCCCACCGGGTCGCCGGAGCGGCCCTGAGCTGCGACTTCAGCACCGCTTCCAGCTGGGAGTTCGAGCCGCTGGACAGTGCGGTTTTCCCCGCCGTGGAGTTGGCGCGTCAGGCCGGGGAGATCGGTGGCTGCATGACCGCGGTCTACAACGCCGCCAACGAGGAGGCGGCCGAAGCGTTCCTGACCGGCCGGATCGCTTTCTCGTCCATCGTCGCGACAATCGCCGACGTGCTGCGCGGGGCCGACCAATGGGCCGCTTCACCCGCTACCGTGGATGACGTACTTGACGCGCAGCGTTGGGCCCGCGAGCGAGCGCAACGCGCGATCGCAGCAAGCCCAGTGAAAGTTTCCGGCATGGCTTTAGAAAGGTCGTAA
- a CDS encoding M50 family metallopeptidase has translation MMFVTGIVLFALAILFSVALHECGHMWAARATGMKVRRYFVGFGPTLWSTRRGETEYGVKAIPAGGFCDIAGMTPVEDLEPDERDRAMYKQATWKRVAVLFAGPGMNFVICLVLIYAIAVIWGLPNLHPSTKAVVGETGCVATETAQGKLEKCNGPGPAAIAGIRPGDVVVKVGDTPVSSFDEMAAAVRKMHGVIPVVVDRNGTTVTTNVNVESTQRWLPTGQGKQVRPATVGAIGVGAPRNAPTQYGVFSAIPGTLAFAGDLTVEVGKALVTIPTKVGALVHAIGGGERDPQTPISVVGASIIGGDTVDHGLWVAFWFFLAQLNLILGAINLLPLLPFDGGHIAVAVYEKIRNTIRSARGKVAAAPVNYLKLMPATYVVLVFVVGYMLLTVTADLVNPIRLFQ, from the coding sequence ATGATGTTCGTTACCGGCATAGTGCTGTTCGCGCTGGCCATCCTCTTCTCGGTCGCCCTGCACGAGTGCGGCCACATGTGGGCCGCGCGCGCCACCGGCATGAAGGTGCGGCGCTACTTCGTCGGGTTCGGTCCCACACTGTGGTCCACCCGCCGCGGGGAAACCGAATACGGGGTCAAGGCCATCCCGGCCGGGGGCTTCTGTGACATCGCCGGCATGACACCGGTCGAAGACCTCGAGCCCGACGAGCGCGACCGCGCGATGTACAAGCAGGCCACCTGGAAGCGCGTGGCGGTGTTGTTCGCCGGCCCCGGCATGAACTTCGTCATCTGCCTGGTGTTGATCTACGCCATCGCGGTCATCTGGGGCCTGCCGAACCTGCACCCGTCGACCAAGGCCGTGGTCGGTGAAACCGGTTGTGTGGCAACCGAAACCGCGCAGGGCAAGTTGGAGAAGTGCAACGGCCCGGGTCCGGCGGCGATCGCGGGTATCCGGCCCGGTGACGTCGTCGTCAAGGTCGGTGACACCCCGGTGTCCAGCTTCGACGAGATGGCCGCGGCGGTGCGCAAGATGCACGGCGTCATCCCGGTCGTCGTCGACCGCAACGGGACCACCGTCACCACCAACGTCAACGTCGAGTCGACGCAACGCTGGCTGCCCACCGGGCAGGGCAAGCAGGTGCGGCCCGCGACCGTGGGAGCCATCGGCGTCGGTGCCCCCCGCAATGCGCCCACGCAATACGGGGTGTTCTCGGCCATACCCGGCACGCTGGCGTTCGCCGGCGACCTGACCGTCGAGGTGGGCAAGGCGCTGGTCACCATCCCGACCAAGGTCGGCGCCCTGGTGCACGCCATCGGCGGGGGGGAGCGCGACCCGCAGACCCCGATCAGCGTTGTGGGAGCCAGCATCATCGGTGGTGACACCGTCGACCACGGGCTGTGGGTGGCGTTCTGGTTCTTCCTGGCGCAGCTCAATCTCATCCTGGGGGCGATCAACCTGCTGCCGTTGTTGCCGTTCGACGGCGGTCACATCGCCGTCGCGGTGTACGAGAAGATCCGCAACACCATCCGGTCGGCCCGCGGCAAGGTCGCCGCGGCGCCGGTGAACTACCTCAAGCTCATGCCGGCGACCTACGTCGTCCTCGTCTTCGTCGTCGGCTACATGCTGTTGACCGTCACCGCCGACTTGGTCAACCCGATCAGGCTCTTCCAGTAA